One window of Hujiaoplasma nucleasis genomic DNA carries:
- a CDS encoding response regulator transcription factor: MKILIVEDHIKINYLLASFARSENHQVTQAYNVEDALTFLNQDAFDLIITDLMLPKMQGEDLIKEIRKVSDIYILVISSKSDIEDKLDVLRLGVDDYITKPFSVKEVMIKLSQIEKRMTPKASLVVSVFHGKIKIYPLSREIYLDDKNITLTKNEYDLFWFLVQHKHQVFSRDQLLNHLFSESDAYDRVIDVYIKNIRKKISVQDELIKTHYGLGYQFVGDVDEL; this comes from the coding sequence ATGAAGATATTAATTGTTGAAGACCATATTAAAATAAATTACTTACTAGCAAGTTTTGCTAGAAGTGAAAATCATCAAGTCACTCAAGCTTATAATGTTGAGGATGCTCTTACTTTTTTAAACCAAGATGCTTTTGATTTAATCATCACAGATTTAATGTTGCCTAAGATGCAAGGTGAAGATTTAATTAAAGAAATTCGAAAAGTATCAGATATATATATTTTAGTGATATCTAGTAAGTCAGATATAGAGGATAAATTAGATGTTTTAAGATTGGGGGTAGATGATTATATTACCAAACCTTTTTCTGTAAAAGAAGTAATGATTAAATTAAGTCAAATTGAAAAAAGAATGACACCAAAAGCGTCTTTAGTTGTTAGTGTCTTTCATGGAAAGATAAAAATATATCCTCTAAGTAGGGAAATCTATCTTGATGATAAAAACATTACTTTGACAAAAAACGAATATGACCTTTTCTGGTTTTTAGTTCAACATAAGCATCAAGTATTTTCTCGTGATCAATTATTAAATCATTTATTTTCAGAAAGCGATGCTTATGATAGAGTGATAGATGTTTATATAAAGAATATAAGAAAAAAAATATCAGTTCAAGATGAACTGATTAAAACACATTATGGTTTAGGCTATCAGTTTGTAGGTGATGTGGATGAGCTTTAA
- a CDS encoding sensor histidine kinase: MSFKSFFKQKTIRFFIIIFASLLIVSNLVVYGLSRVQYQREHQRQLQGYKDMVSHFLTMEDQAMALTYTTHYYHTQGIRISLYDENQNLLFTTEEAPRTNTLQTITDEDNQVLAYVNYDDDYSLYGQELSIALVIINGFSVIMFFMTIYLLYWYIQKAYKYLENDLNLLGHIDQEFYFSDLEEVSLRIHHLIKSEQEMRLSQKNYVKVLAHDIKTPLTVIKAYIEALQMNKLTLNESILSDIQQEFVQIEKLMPQLITTNPHQLEEDISIQSVIEDIIGRYLEVFQSKNIKIVSQLKNRQIHMERRDAYRLIDNLISNALHYSFENQSIKIILDENFLTIEDKGIGMDEITLKEIEKGPYRSFQAIKHYKQGSGMGMQIIFDIIKKYQFQISISSYINQGTRITIKF; this comes from the coding sequence ATGAGCTTTAAAAGTTTTTTTAAACAAAAAACAATTAGGTTTTTTATTATCATCTTTGCTTCTTTACTGATTGTATCAAATTTAGTCGTATACGGCTTATCGAGAGTCCAATATCAAAGAGAACACCAAAGACAACTACAAGGATATAAAGATATGGTTTCTCATTTTTTAACCATGGAAGACCAAGCCATGGCTTTAACTTATACAACCCATTATTATCATACTCAAGGTATTAGAATTTCTCTTTATGATGAAAACCAAAACTTACTCTTTACTACAGAAGAAGCACCCAGAACAAATACGCTCCAAACCATTACCGATGAGGATAATCAAGTGCTTGCTTACGTCAACTATGATGACGATTACTCTCTCTATGGACAGGAACTGTCCATAGCTTTAGTCATCATTAATGGTTTTAGTGTAATTATGTTTTTTATGACCATTTATTTGCTCTATTGGTATATTCAAAAAGCTTACAAGTATCTAGAAAATGATTTAAATCTCCTAGGTCACATCGATCAAGAATTCTACTTTTCAGATTTGGAAGAAGTATCCTTGCGAATTCATCACTTAATTAAGAGTGAACAAGAAATGAGATTATCGCAAAAGAACTATGTTAAAGTCTTAGCCCATGATATAAAAACTCCACTTACAGTGATTAAAGCTTATATAGAAGCTTTACAAATGAATAAACTGACCCTTAATGAGTCAATTTTAAGTGACATCCAACAAGAATTTGTTCAAATAGAAAAATTGATGCCCCAGCTGATAACAACGAACCCCCATCAACTAGAAGAAGATATTAGTATACAAAGTGTCATTGAAGATATTATTGGACGTTACTTAGAAGTTTTTCAATCAAAAAACATTAAAATAGTGAGTCAATTGAAAAATCGACAAATTCACATGGAAAGAAGAGACGCTTATAGGCTTATTGATAATCTGATATCTAATGCCTTACATTACAGTTTCGAAAATCAAAGTATTAAGATTATATTAGATGAGAATTTTTTGACCATTGAAGATAAGGGTATTGGAATGGATGAAATCACCTTAAAAGAGATTGAAAAAGGTCCTTATAGGTCTTTTCAAGCTATCAAACACTACAAGCAAGGATCGGGGATGGGAATGCAAATTATTTTTGATATTATTAAGAAATATCAATTTCAGATTAGTATTTCAAGTTATATCAACCAAGGAACAAGAATAACTATAAAGTTTTAG
- a CDS encoding CueP family metal-binding protein, which yields MKFKVLIIMTLPIVLLIAFISEKVLKKDESHEEVYNLIYQLENNLLSNNTQASIDHEKIYITEPSKSYEINMPDDLFYIAFAPYINLTHLCYNHSLTGCLGEMINKDIEVKIYNEENDLIKDKVMNTGHDGFIGLYLDPHANYQITVTYQDKTAVFTSNTLQTCYTEVRLK from the coding sequence ATGAAATTTAAAGTATTAATTATTATGACTCTGCCGATTGTATTATTGATTGCTTTTATCTCGGAAAAAGTTTTAAAAAAAGATGAAAGTCATGAAGAGGTTTATAATCTTATATACCAATTAGAAAACAATTTGCTATCAAATAATACTCAAGCCAGTATTGACCATGAAAAAATATACATCACTGAACCATCAAAATCATACGAAATTAATATGCCTGATGATTTATTTTATATAGCTTTTGCACCTTACATCAATTTAACCCACTTATGTTATAACCATAGTTTAACAGGATGTTTAGGAGAAATGATCAATAAAGATATAGAAGTAAAAATCTACAATGAAGAAAATGACTTAATAAAAGATAAAGTAATGAATACTGGACATGATGGTTTTATAGGCTTATATCTAGATCCACATGCCAATTATCAAATTACAGTAACCTATCAAGATAAAACAGCTGTCTTTACAAGTAACACATTACAAACTTGTTATACGGAGGTGAGATTAAAATGA
- a CDS encoding cation transporter: MTYLAKVKLRNVKCGGCFSRISQIIYQENIVHLDIDHARQIANITFKDDDSIITRIIKSINETKYEAELILIEEA, translated from the coding sequence ATGACATACCTTGCTAAAGTAAAATTAAGAAATGTTAAATGCGGTGGTTGTTTCTCTCGAATATCGCAAATTATTTATCAAGAAAATATAGTACATTTAGATATAGATCACGCTAGACAAATAGCCAACATTACTTTTAAAGATGATGATTCTATCATCACAAGAATCATTAAAAGCATTAATGAAACAAAATATGAAGCTGAGTTAATCCTGATTGAAGAAGCTTAA